The following proteins are co-located in the Candidatus Eisenbacteria bacterium genome:
- a CDS encoding protein BatD, with protein sequence MTLPRSLIALLALLLAATSASGEVRVSGSIDPQAIGVGESAVMTITIEGASSVEGKPSLRSPDGLRIREGGESRSFSLVNGRLSQSIQQQYILTPLREGEFAIGPFEVRVSGRAYQIGPLRLSAVSGGGAGPSTPRSAPPSGGGQREEDRSTPPIAVEMIVDPDDPYVGEQITARISFLRRYDASVLDARFVPPDTEGFWREEMPPERRSRRERGGTPYEATDVLLALFPTRAGDLKISPAAVQVRYRDPRARGGYDPFSFFGFRGAEREAEIPSKACAVRVRSLPPGAPSSFAGAVGDYEIRGSLDRDTAIQGEPVTWIVEIVGEGNIAALEGPRFPEVVGCRGYEAGSEAETTRGNDRIGGRKRFSRVLVPEIAGSLNLPSIEWAYFDPKEERYRVVETSRRTVRVEPAKAGTGDLSTERLGGAIRGSRTRTRLTPLSAERPWTRTGFWLLQAIPVAGLAGSLALRRRREERRRDPEGFRMRRAPRRLREALRSVAAETEDPWGMLARSLESYLADRYGAEVRGMTRESLGAHLVSRGAPFEIAQRLSALLGRADSLRYTPATDQAAAGIYEAVREVLECAARLGRRDRG encoded by the coding sequence CCGTGATGACGATCACGATCGAGGGCGCATCCTCGGTCGAGGGGAAACCGTCCCTGAGATCGCCCGATGGATTGAGAATCCGCGAGGGGGGCGAGAGCCGGAGCTTCTCGCTCGTGAACGGGCGTCTCTCCCAGTCGATCCAGCAGCAGTACATACTGACTCCGTTGAGAGAAGGGGAATTCGCGATCGGGCCGTTCGAGGTGCGGGTGTCGGGCAGGGCCTACCAGATAGGTCCCCTCCGATTGAGCGCGGTCTCGGGGGGCGGAGCCGGTCCGTCGACTCCGCGATCCGCGCCGCCCAGCGGCGGGGGGCAGAGGGAAGAGGACCGTTCCACGCCGCCCATCGCAGTGGAGATGATCGTAGATCCGGACGACCCGTATGTCGGCGAGCAGATCACGGCTCGGATCTCCTTCCTGCGGCGTTACGACGCTTCCGTGCTCGACGCCCGCTTCGTTCCGCCTGATACGGAGGGGTTCTGGAGAGAGGAGATGCCTCCGGAGCGGCGAAGCCGCAGGGAACGGGGAGGGACCCCCTATGAAGCCACCGATGTTCTGCTGGCTCTCTTCCCCACGAGGGCGGGGGATCTGAAGATCTCCCCCGCGGCCGTCCAGGTCCGCTACAGGGACCCCAGGGCGCGGGGAGGATACGATCCCTTCTCTTTCTTCGGCTTCAGGGGAGCGGAGCGGGAAGCGGAGATCCCATCGAAGGCGTGCGCCGTGCGGGTGAGGTCCCTTCCCCCGGGGGCGCCGTCCTCCTTTGCCGGCGCCGTCGGCGACTACGAGATCCGCGGGAGCCTCGATCGCGACACGGCCATCCAGGGAGAGCCGGTCACCTGGATCGTGGAGATCGTCGGCGAGGGAAACATCGCCGCCCTCGAGGGCCCCCGCTTTCCGGAAGTCGTCGGCTGCAGGGGCTATGAGGCCGGGAGCGAGGCCGAGACGACGCGCGGCAACGATCGGATCGGCGGGCGCAAGCGCTTCTCACGCGTGCTCGTTCCCGAGATCGCGGGCTCGCTCAATCTTCCATCGATCGAGTGGGCCTACTTCGATCCGAAAGAGGAGCGTTACCGCGTCGTGGAGACCTCGCGGAGAACCGTTCGAGTCGAGCCCGCGAAGGCCGGGACAGGGGACCTCTCGACCGAGCGCCTCGGAGGGGCGATCAGGGGTTCTCGAACGAGGACCAGGCTGACCCCACTCTCCGCGGAGCGACCCTGGACCCGCACGGGCTTCTGGCTCTTGCAGGCGATCCCGGTGGCCGGTCTCGCAGGATCCCTCGCGCTGCGCCGGAGGCGGGAGGAGCGGAGGCGCGATCCGGAAGGCTTCCGAATGAGGCGCGCTCCGCGGCGCCTGAGGGAGGCCCTCCGCTCCGTCGCCGCCGAAACGGAGGATCCCTGGGGCATGCTGGCGCGTTCCCTCGAGAGCTACCTGGCCGATCGCTATGGCGCGGAGGTCAGAGGAATGACCCGCGAGAGTCTCGGCGCGCATCTCGTCTCCAGAGGCGCTCCTTTCGAGATCGCCCAGCGGCTCAGCGCCCTCCTGGGCCGGGCTGACTCCCTTCGCTACACGCCGGCGACGGATCAGGCGGCCGCCGGAATCTATGAAGCCGTTCGAGAGGTCCTCGAGTGTGCCGCGCGCCTGGGCCGGAGGGACCGTGGCTGA